From the genome of Streptomyces sp. NBC_01116, one region includes:
- a CDS encoding DUF47 domain-containing protein: protein MRFRLTPRETSFYDMFSASADNIVTGSKLLMELLGADSASRVEIAERMRAAEHAGDDATHAIFHQLNSSFITPFDREDIYKLASSLDDIMDFMEEAVDLVVLYQVQELPKGVEQQIEVLARAAELTAEAMPGLRTMDNLTEYWIEVNRLENQADQIHRKLLAQLFNGKYDAMEVLKLKQIVDVLEEAADAFEHVANTVETIAVKES from the coding sequence GTGCGCTTTCGTCTGACCCCCAGGGAGACGAGCTTCTACGACATGTTTTCCGCGTCCGCGGACAACATTGTCACGGGCTCGAAACTCCTGATGGAACTGCTCGGGGCGGATTCTGCCTCCCGAGTCGAGATCGCGGAGCGTATGCGGGCAGCGGAGCACGCGGGGGACGATGCCACCCACGCGATCTTCCACCAGCTGAACTCCTCCTTCATCACGCCGTTCGACCGTGAGGACATCTACAAGCTGGCGTCCTCGCTCGACGACATCATGGACTTCATGGAGGAGGCCGTCGACCTGGTCGTCCTCTACCAGGTCCAGGAGCTCCCCAAGGGCGTCGAGCAGCAGATCGAGGTGCTGGCCCGGGCGGCGGAGCTGACCGCCGAGGCCATGCCGGGGCTGCGGACCATGGACAACCTCACCGAGTACTGGATCGAGGTCAACCGTCTGGAGAACCAGGCCGACCAGATCCACCGCAAGCTGCTGGCCCAGCTCTTCAATGGCAAGTACGACGCCATGGAGGTGCTGAAGCTCAAGCAGATCGTGGATGTGCTGGAGGAGGCGGCTGACGCGTTCGAGCACGTCGCGAACACCGTGGAGACCATCGCGGTCAAGGAGTCCTGA
- a CDS encoding NlpC/P60 family protein: MFGGIGVGMVMCFLALLVVGTYSAAAGLAGSGGGGAVALAKGAVPARFQPLVQKWGNLCPAINPALLAAQLYQESGWNPQAQSHAAAQGIAQFIPGTWATHGIDGNGDGKRDVWDPADAIPSAASYDCELAGYVKKVPGDPTSNMLAAYNAGAYAVIKYGGVPPYKETQNYVKIIRSLEKSFARPVGRVAPSRQAAGAIYFAQKRLGTPYLWGGNGTPEQQGRFDCSGLTQAAYRTVGIELPRVANDQYNAGPHPSRDELLPGDLVFFSDDLTNSRAIRHVGLYVGGGYMINAPFTGSVIRFDKIDTPDYFGATRVTKDGAAALPTDLPTG, from the coding sequence GTGTTCGGTGGCATCGGCGTCGGCATGGTCATGTGCTTCCTGGCGCTGCTCGTCGTCGGTACGTACTCCGCCGCCGCCGGGCTCGCCGGGTCGGGGGGCGGCGGTGCCGTCGCGCTGGCCAAGGGGGCGGTCCCGGCGCGGTTCCAGCCGCTGGTGCAGAAGTGGGGCAACCTCTGTCCCGCCATCAACCCGGCTCTGCTCGCCGCGCAGTTGTACCAGGAGAGCGGTTGGAACCCGCAGGCGCAGAGCCACGCCGCCGCACAGGGCATCGCCCAGTTCATCCCCGGTACGTGGGCCACGCACGGGATCGACGGCAACGGCGACGGCAAGCGGGACGTGTGGGACCCCGCCGACGCGATCCCCTCGGCCGCCTCGTACGACTGCGAGCTCGCCGGGTACGTGAAGAAGGTGCCGGGCGACCCGACGAGCAACATGCTCGCCGCGTACAACGCCGGCGCCTACGCGGTGATCAAGTACGGCGGCGTCCCGCCGTACAAGGAGACACAGAACTACGTCAAGATCATCCGCTCGCTGGAGAAGAGCTTCGCCCGGCCCGTCGGCCGTGTCGCGCCCTCCCGGCAGGCCGCCGGGGCCATCTACTTCGCACAGAAGAGGCTCGGTACGCCGTATCTGTGGGGCGGCAACGGGACGCCGGAGCAGCAGGGCCGGTTCGACTGTTCGGGGCTGACCCAGGCGGCGTACCGGACCGTGGGCATCGAGCTGCCGCGCGTCGCCAACGACCAGTACAACGCGGGCCCGCATCCCTCGCGGGACGAGCTGCTCCCGGGGGATCTGGTGTTCTTCTCCGACGACCTCACCAACTCCCGTGCGATCCGGCACGTCGGCCTGTACGTCGGGGGCGGTTATATGATCAACGCGCCGTTCACCGGATCGGTCATCCGGTTCGACAAGATCGATACGCCGGACTACTTCGGTGCGACACGGGTCACCAAGGACGGCGCCGCCGCCCTTCCGACGGATCTGCCCACAGGGTGA
- a CDS encoding anion permease, translating into MDTFALIVTIGVALGFTYTNGFHDSANAIATSVSTRALTPRAALAMAAVMNLAGAFLGQGVAKTVSEGLIATPVGQKGMGILFAALVGAIIWNLVTWYFGLPSSSSHALFGGMVGAALAGGTDVIWSGVLEKVVIPMFISPFVGLIAGYLVMVGIMWMFRNANPHKAKRGFRIAQTVSAAGMALGHGLQDAQKTMGIVVMALVIADIEGPNDEIPVWVKIACALMLSLGTYAGGWRIMRTLGRKIIELDPPQGFAAETTGASIMFGSAFLFHAPISTTHVITSAIMGVGATKRVNAVRWGVAKNIILGWFITMPAAALVAALSYGAVLLLFG; encoded by the coding sequence GTGGACACCTTTGCGCTGATCGTGACCATCGGTGTCGCGCTCGGCTTCACGTATACGAACGGCTTCCACGACTCGGCGAACGCCATCGCCACCTCGGTCTCCACCCGGGCGCTGACCCCGCGTGCGGCTCTGGCGATGGCGGCGGTGATGAACCTCGCCGGCGCCTTCCTGGGCCAGGGGGTCGCCAAGACCGTCAGCGAGGGCCTGATCGCGACGCCCGTGGGGCAGAAGGGGATGGGGATCCTGTTCGCGGCGCTGGTCGGCGCGATCATCTGGAACCTCGTCACCTGGTACTTCGGCCTGCCCTCCTCGTCCTCGCACGCGCTGTTCGGCGGCATGGTCGGGGCGGCGCTGGCCGGCGGGACGGACGTCATCTGGTCCGGGGTGCTGGAGAAGGTCGTCATCCCGATGTTCATCTCCCCGTTCGTCGGTCTGATCGCCGGCTATCTGGTGATGGTCGGCATCATGTGGATGTTCCGGAACGCCAACCCGCACAAGGCCAAGCGCGGCTTCCGGATCGCTCAGACGGTCTCGGCGGCGGGCATGGCGCTCGGCCACGGCCTCCAGGACGCGCAGAAGACCATGGGCATCGTCGTGATGGCCCTGGTCATCGCGGACATCGAGGGCCCCAACGACGAGATCCCCGTCTGGGTCAAGATCGCCTGTGCGCTGATGCTCTCGCTGGGCACGTACGCGGGCGGCTGGCGCATCATGCGGACCCTCGGCCGCAAGATCATCGAGCTGGACCCGCCGCAGGGCTTCGCGGCGGAGACGACCGGGGCCTCGATCATGTTCGGTTCGGCGTTCCTGTTCCACGCGCCGATCTCGACGACGCACGTCATCACCTCCGCGATCATGGGCGTGGGGGCCACCAAGCGGGTGAACGCGGTGCGCTGGGGCGTCGCGAAGAACATCATCCTGGGCTGGTTCATCACCATGCCGGCCGCGGCGCTGGTCGCCGCGCTGAGCTACGGAGCGGTTCTCCTGCTGTTCGGCTGA
- a CDS encoding phosphatase PAP2 family protein: MAGLELDGSNPDVSLLYDINGLAKAAPTWFDRVMEFVGEYGIMFGLVLLGLWCWWSMRKRGTAEDSVTAAAAIVWAPLSAAIAILINAPIRGFVERPRPFFDHDGLEVLIHGKTDFSFVSDHSTLAMGIAVGIFVANRKFGFVAIGLALFAGFSRVYMGVHYPTDVIGGFALGTAVTLLLAPLAMALLTPLMGAVARSPRVGWFVRSKSAAVAYADEHGEAMGIPEPRPGSGRGDPGEKDLAA; this comes from the coding sequence ATGGCTGGACTCGAACTCGACGGGTCGAACCCGGACGTCAGTCTGCTCTACGACATCAACGGTCTCGCGAAGGCCGCTCCGACCTGGTTCGACCGGGTCATGGAGTTCGTCGGCGAGTACGGGATCATGTTCGGCCTGGTTCTGCTGGGCCTGTGGTGCTGGTGGAGCATGCGCAAGCGCGGGACGGCCGAGGACTCGGTGACGGCTGCCGCCGCCATCGTCTGGGCGCCGCTCTCCGCCGCCATCGCGATCCTCATCAACGCCCCGATCCGCGGTTTCGTCGAACGGCCACGTCCGTTCTTCGACCACGACGGCCTTGAGGTCCTGATCCACGGCAAGACGGACTTCTCGTTCGTCAGCGACCACTCCACGCTGGCGATGGGCATCGCCGTCGGCATCTTCGTGGCGAACCGGAAGTTCGGCTTCGTCGCGATCGGCCTCGCGCTCTTCGCCGGTTTCAGCCGGGTCTACATGGGCGTCCACTACCCGACCGACGTGATCGGCGGGTTCGCCCTCGGTACGGCTGTCACCCTGCTCCTGGCGCCGCTCGCGATGGCCCTGCTGACCCCGCTGATGGGCGCGGTCGCCCGCTCGCCGCGTGTGGGCTGGTTCGTCCGGTCGAAGAGCGCGGCCGTCGCGTACGCGGACGAGCACGGCGAGGCGATGGGCATTCCCGAGCCGAGGCCCGGTTCCGGGCGGGGCGACCCGGGGGAGAAGGACCTGGCCGCCTGA
- the pstS gene encoding phosphate ABC transporter substrate-binding protein PstS, producing the protein MKLQRKNRLRATALGALAVSGALVLTACGSDDNTGGGTAGTGEKTTAASNVDCGKAKGQLRASGSSAQKNAMDLWVKNYMAACSGVEINYNSSSSGEGIVAFNQGTVGFAGSDSALKPEEVADSKKMCKTGQGINLPMVGGPIAIGFKLDGVDSLTLDAPTLAKIFDSKIKKWNDPAIAKLNDGVKLPDKAIQAFHRSEDSGTTQNLGKYLGAAAPDDWKYEAEKKWPAPGGQAASGSSGVAAQVKQVDGAIGYFELSYAKSQSIPTVDINTGGATPVKATSENASKAIAAAKVKGTGKDLALDLDYTTKAEGAYPLVLVTYEVVCDSGNKPETLDTVKSFLSYAASDDGQKILTDAGYAPIPAEINAKVRETIGSLS; encoded by the coding sequence GTGAAGCTTCAGCGCAAGAACCGGCTTCGTGCCACCGCGCTCGGTGCCCTCGCCGTCTCCGGCGCCCTGGTCCTCACGGCGTGCGGTTCGGACGACAACACCGGTGGCGGTACGGCCGGGACGGGCGAGAAGACGACCGCCGCGTCGAACGTCGACTGCGGCAAGGCCAAGGGCCAGCTGCGCGCCTCCGGCTCCAGCGCCCAGAAGAACGCCATGGACCTCTGGGTCAAGAACTACATGGCCGCCTGTTCCGGCGTGGAGATCAACTACAACTCCTCCTCCTCCGGCGAGGGCATCGTCGCCTTCAACCAGGGCACCGTCGGCTTCGCCGGCTCCGACTCGGCGCTGAAGCCCGAGGAGGTCGCCGACTCCAAGAAGATGTGCAAGACCGGCCAGGGCATCAACCTGCCGATGGTCGGCGGCCCGATCGCGATCGGCTTCAAGCTGGACGGCGTCGACAGCCTCACGCTCGACGCCCCGACGCTCGCCAAGATCTTCGACAGCAAGATCAAGAAGTGGAACGACCCGGCGATCGCCAAGCTGAACGACGGCGTCAAGCTGCCGGACAAGGCGATCCAGGCCTTCCACCGCTCCGAGGACTCCGGCACCACGCAGAACCTCGGCAAGTACCTCGGCGCCGCGGCCCCGGACGACTGGAAGTACGAGGCCGAGAAGAAGTGGCCGGCCCCCGGTGGCCAGGCAGCCTCCGGCTCCTCCGGTGTCGCCGCCCAGGTCAAGCAGGTCGACGGCGCGATCGGCTACTTCGAGCTCTCCTACGCCAAGTCCCAGTCCATCCCGACCGTGGACATCAACACCGGTGGCGCCACGCCGGTGAAGGCCACCTCGGAGAACGCCTCCAAGGCCATCGCCGCCGCCAAGGTCAAGGGCACCGGCAAGGACCTGGCGCTGGACCTCGACTACACCACCAAGGCCGAGGGCGCCTACCCGCTGGTCCTGGTGACGTACGAGGTCGTCTGCGACAGCGGCAACAAGCCCGAGACGCTCGACACCGTCAAGTCCTTCCTCTCCTACGCCGCCTCCGACGACGGCCAGAAGATCCTGACCGACGCCGGCTACGCCCCGATCCCGGCCGAGATCAACGCCAAGGTCCGCGAGACCATCGGCTCCCTCTCGTAA
- the pstB gene encoding phosphate ABC transporter ATP-binding protein PstB gives MAKRIDISGLNAFYGSHKAIEDISMTVEPRSVTAFIGPSGCGKSTFLRTLNRMHEVTPGGRVEGKVLLDDENLYDASVDPVTVRRTVGMVFQRPNPFPTMSIFDNVAAGLRLNGSYRKSELNDVVERSLRGANLWNEVKDRLNKPGSGLSGGQQQRLCIARAIAVEPQVLLMDEPCSALDPISTLAIEDLIGELKERFTIVIVTHNMQQAARVSDRTAFFNLAAVGKPGRLIEIDETERIFSNPSVQATEDYISGRFG, from the coding sequence ATGGCCAAGCGCATCGACATCAGCGGCCTCAACGCCTTCTACGGCAGCCACAAGGCCATCGAGGACATCTCGATGACCGTGGAGCCCCGCTCCGTGACCGCCTTCATCGGCCCGTCCGGCTGCGGCAAGTCCACCTTCCTCCGCACCCTGAACCGGATGCACGAGGTGACCCCCGGCGGCCGCGTCGAGGGCAAGGTGCTGCTGGACGACGAGAACCTCTACGACGCCAGCGTCGACCCGGTCACCGTGCGCCGCACGGTCGGCATGGTCTTCCAGCGCCCCAACCCCTTCCCCACCATGTCGATCTTCGACAACGTGGCGGCGGGGCTGCGGCTGAACGGCAGCTACCGCAAGAGCGAGCTGAACGACGTCGTGGAGCGGTCCCTGCGCGGCGCGAACCTCTGGAACGAGGTCAAGGACCGCCTCAACAAGCCCGGCTCCGGACTCTCCGGCGGCCAGCAGCAGCGCCTGTGCATCGCCCGCGCCATCGCGGTCGAGCCGCAGGTCCTGCTGATGGACGAGCCGTGCTCGGCGCTGGACCCGATCTCGACGCTCGCCATCGAGGACCTGATCGGCGAGCTGAAGGAGCGCTTCACGATCGTCATCGTGACGCACAACATGCAGCAGGCGGCCCGTGTCTCGGACCGCACCGCGTTCTTCAACCTCGCGGCGGTCGGCAAGCCCGGCCGGCTCATCGAGATAGACGAGACGGAGCGGATCTTCTCCAACCCGTCGGTCCAGGCCACGGAGGACTACATCTCCGGCCGCTTCGGCTGA
- the pstC gene encoding phosphate ABC transporter permease subunit PstC: MASTTPIDTPPAPPVPRPSPRSTGRMGDKIFLGLSRGSGILLLVIMASIAVFLTYRSVLAISKDEGNFLTTFDWNPAGDPPVFGIAVLLFGTVVSSIIAMVIAVPIAVGIALFISHYAPRKLAAPIAYVVDLLAAVPSIVYGIWGALVLVPYLEGLNLWLDQFFGWTYIFEKTEVGVARSLFTVGILLAIMILPIVTSVSREVFLQVPKMNEEAALALGATRWEVIRLSVLPFGRSGIISASMLGLGRALGETMAVATVLSPSFLISLHVLNPGGGTFAQNIAAKFGEADAFGRDALIASGLVLFVLTLLVNGAARLIIARRKEYSGANA, encoded by the coding sequence ATGGCTTCCACCACACCGATAGACACGCCACCGGCGCCGCCGGTCCCGCGGCCCAGCCCCCGGTCCACCGGGCGCATGGGCGACAAGATCTTCCTGGGCCTCTCCCGCGGCTCGGGCATCCTGCTGCTCGTGATCATGGCGTCGATCGCCGTGTTCCTCACCTACCGCTCGGTGCTCGCGATCTCGAAGGACGAGGGCAACTTCCTCACCACCTTCGACTGGAACCCGGCCGGCGACCCGCCGGTCTTCGGCATCGCGGTCCTGCTCTTCGGCACCGTCGTCAGCTCGATCATCGCGATGGTCATCGCGGTTCCGATCGCTGTCGGCATCGCCCTGTTCATCTCGCACTACGCGCCGCGCAAGCTGGCCGCCCCCATCGCGTACGTGGTCGACCTGCTGGCCGCCGTGCCGAGCATCGTCTACGGCATCTGGGGCGCGCTCGTCCTGGTGCCGTACCTGGAGGGCCTGAACCTCTGGCTCGACCAGTTCTTCGGCTGGACGTACATCTTCGAGAAGACCGAGGTCGGCGTCGCCCGCTCGCTCTTCACCGTCGGCATCCTGCTCGCGATCATGATCCTGCCGATCGTGACCAGCGTCAGCCGCGAGGTCTTCCTCCAGGTCCCGAAGATGAACGAGGAGGCCGCGCTCGCGCTCGGCGCCACCCGCTGGGAGGTCATCCGCCTCTCGGTGCTGCCCTTCGGCCGCTCCGGCATCATCTCCGCCTCGATGCTCGGCCTCGGCCGCGCGCTGGGCGAGACGATGGCCGTCGCCACGGTCCTCTCCCCGAGCTTCCTCATCTCGCTGCACGTGCTCAACCCGGGCGGCGGGACGTTCGCCCAGAACATCGCGGCCAAGTTCGGCGAGGCCGACGCGTTCGGGCGGGACGCCCTGATCGCCTCCGGCCTCGTCCTCTTCGTCCTCACCCTGCTGGTCAACGGCGCGGCCCGGCTCATCATCGCCCGCCGCAAGGAGTACTCGGGGGCCAACGCATGA
- the pstA gene encoding phosphate ABC transporter permease PstA → MSHAPTGVIERPTPASPGPPSSLGSRSLPRLAPLGFAVVSVALGVGISLAAGWESRIQWGMISALLFLAISYVATTIVENQRQAKDRLATSVMWVCFLIAVVPLASLLWTTIVRGSERLDGYFLTHSMAGVLGSEASGGVYHALIGTLEQVGIATVISAPLGLLTAVYLVEYGKGSLAKAVTFFVDVMTGIPSIVAGLFILSIMLMFDLEPSGLMGALALTILMVPVVVRSTEEMLKLVPNELREASLALGIPKWRTILKVVLPTAIGGITTGVMLAIARIAGETAPIILLVFGSQLINTNPFEGAQSSLPFYIYEQYRIGEAASYDRAWAAALVLIAFVMILNLVARGIARWKAPKTGR, encoded by the coding sequence ATGAGCCACGCACCCACCGGCGTCATCGAGCGCCCGACGCCCGCATCACCCGGTCCCCCGAGCAGCCTCGGCAGCCGCTCCCTGCCCCGCCTCGCACCGCTCGGCTTCGCCGTCGTCTCGGTCGCGCTCGGCGTCGGCATCTCGCTGGCCGCCGGCTGGGAGAGCCGCATCCAGTGGGGCATGATCTCGGCCCTGCTCTTCCTGGCCATCTCCTACGTCGCCACGACGATCGTCGAGAACCAGCGCCAGGCGAAGGACCGCCTCGCCACCAGCGTGATGTGGGTCTGCTTCCTGATCGCCGTCGTCCCGCTCGCCTCGCTGCTGTGGACGACGATCGTCCGCGGCTCCGAGCGCCTGGACGGCTACTTCCTCACCCACTCGATGGCCGGCGTCCTCGGCTCCGAGGCCAGCGGCGGCGTCTACCACGCGCTGATCGGCACCCTGGAGCAGGTCGGCATCGCCACGGTGATCTCCGCCCCGCTCGGCCTGCTGACCGCCGTGTACCTCGTCGAGTACGGCAAGGGCTCGCTGGCCAAGGCCGTCACGTTCTTCGTCGACGTGATGACGGGCATCCCGTCCATCGTGGCCGGTCTCTTCATCCTGTCGATCATGCTGATGTTCGACCTGGAGCCCTCCGGCCTGATGGGCGCGCTGGCCCTGACGATCCTGATGGTCCCCGTCGTGGTCCGCTCCACCGAGGAGATGCTCAAGCTCGTCCCCAACGAGCTGCGCGAGGCCTCCCTCGCCCTCGGCATCCCGAAGTGGCGCACCATCCTGAAGGTGGTCCTGCCCACCGCGATCGGCGGCATCACCACGGGCGTCATGCTCGCCATCGCCCGTATCGCCGGTGAGACCGCGCCGATCATCCTGCTGGTCTTCGGCAGCCAGCTGATCAACACGAACCCCTTCGAAGGCGCCCAGTCCTCGCTGCCCTTCTACATCTACGAGCAGTACAGGATCGGCGAGGCCGCGTCCTACGACCGCGCCTGGGCCGCCGCCCTGGTGCTGATCGCCTTCGTCATGATCCTGAATCTGGTGGCCCGCGGCATAGCCCGCTGGAAGGCCCCGAAGACCGGTCGCTGA
- a CDS encoding metal-sensitive transcriptional regulator → MTTTGTTGTESTGVAAPDAGAAAPVDIVTDHDRGIHGYHHQKDEHLKRLRRIEGQIRGLQRMVDEDVYCIDILTQVSASTKALQSFALQLLEEHLRHCVADAAVKGGEEVDAKVEEATKAIARLLRT, encoded by the coding sequence ATGACCACGACCGGGACCACAGGGACGGAATCGACGGGCGTGGCGGCCCCGGACGCGGGGGCGGCCGCCCCTGTGGACATCGTCACCGACCACGACCGCGGCATCCACGGCTACCACCACCAGAAGGACGAGCACCTCAAGCGGCTGCGCCGCATCGAGGGCCAGATCCGGGGCCTCCAGCGCATGGTCGACGAGGACGTCTACTGCATCGACATACTCACCCAGGTCTCGGCTTCCACCAAGGCGCTCCAGTCCTTCGCCCTCCAGCTGCTGGAGGAGCACCTGCGCCACTGTGTCGCCGACGCGGCCGTCAAGGGCGGCGAGGAGGTCGACGCGAAGGTCGAGGAGGCCACGAAGGCCATCGCCCGACTGCTCCGTACCTGA
- a CDS encoding alpha/beta hydrolase, whose translation MPRPLQAVLILLHVLFVATLVGAVRALSTASSVDAVDGYLLGLLLYASLPGIGAFVLSLYVRKGGVRVWYGLLAVQAWIVLGALAELSGGAGAGGVARLVIPVAVIVLLCRPGSRRWFRRGLDERAEQRLFSFARMMKLRRDGGQTALEYLGLVLVVVALVGGLMATGTGRQLTAEIRSAICELTGGSCPAPGHDVVAGGGSTDGSGGGSGSGGDTGGGSGHGDSSGAGADGGGGDGSSLTGGTGSTGTSGDTGGAATTGSKGGSTTGSTTGSTDGGTDGSTAGSSGGGPQGNASSPQGGDQGDGQGGDQGDGQSGGQGGDAFPPSDVIVPVDAGRPAGPNGGGFLDGFLGDGLGGDVQGVVDAVLRPGESGRRIVDQWGRDTQGAGDKWDRGDYVGAVWDWNKAVGGAGAGLAIPGSGARVDAEVRDAERAHLSGRIPQNATPAGNKAWWDGLSPEERERYIELVPDRIGNLDGIPVLARDAANRRNLPALIDKLEGVDTDKARDQLAGLREIDRQLKENGKPPMYLIGIGDEGNGRAIVSFGNPDASQHVSAYVPGLNTSLDEEFAKNDLGRARDTAIGAQGYDDSTASIVWLGYDAPQLPDKDGAAGYFAVMGTGRAEKGGAAYRDFMGGISVTNQNKDPHMTAIGHSYGSRTVGAAAARPGGIPGVDDIILVGSPGVGVDHAVDLGVGSEHVFVGAAANDPVTKLPSKTQVVVGGIGLALGGPGGAYLAGDLADPGDDDLWFGKDPASKAFGARRFPVADGPPLVSGSGISLDSHSNYFSPERDAVSADSIALIVSGNADRLKMEEPK comes from the coding sequence ATGCCCCGGCCGTTGCAGGCGGTGCTGATCCTTCTTCACGTTCTCTTCGTAGCCACCCTGGTGGGCGCGGTCAGGGCCCTGTCGACGGCGTCCTCGGTGGACGCGGTCGACGGGTACCTTCTCGGGCTGTTGCTGTACGCGTCGTTACCCGGCATCGGCGCCTTTGTGCTGTCGCTGTACGTCCGTAAGGGCGGCGTCCGGGTCTGGTACGGGCTCCTCGCCGTTCAGGCGTGGATCGTCCTCGGTGCGCTCGCGGAGTTGAGCGGCGGGGCGGGGGCGGGAGGTGTCGCCCGGCTGGTGATACCGGTGGCCGTCATCGTGCTGCTGTGCCGGCCGGGGAGCCGTCGATGGTTCCGGAGGGGACTGGACGAGCGGGCCGAGCAACGGCTGTTCAGCTTCGCCCGGATGATGAAGCTCCGTCGCGACGGCGGGCAGACCGCGCTGGAGTATCTGGGCCTCGTCCTCGTGGTCGTCGCGCTCGTCGGCGGGCTGATGGCCACCGGAACGGGCAGGCAGCTCACCGCGGAGATCCGTAGCGCGATCTGCGAACTCACCGGTGGCTCGTGCCCGGCGCCGGGGCATGACGTCGTGGCCGGTGGCGGAAGCACCGATGGCAGCGGTGGCGGAAGCGGCAGCGGTGGCGATACCGGCGGCGGTAGCGGCCACGGTGATTCTTCGGGCGCCGGTGCGGATGGCGGCGGCGGTGACGGGTCCAGCCTCACCGGTGGTACCGGCAGCACCGGTACCAGCGGCGACACCGGAGGGGCCGCGACCACCGGGAGCAAGGGCGGAAGCACCACCGGAAGCACCACCGGAAGCACTGACGGTGGCACCGACGGAAGCACTGCCGGCAGCAGCGGCGGCGGTCCCCAGGGCAATGCCTCGTCCCCCCAAGGCGGCGACCAGGGCGACGGCCAAGGCGGCGACCAGGGCGACGGCCAAAGCGGCGGTCAAGGCGGCGACGCCTTCCCCCCGAGCGACGTCATCGTGCCGGTCGACGCGGGTAGACCCGCGGGCCCCAACGGCGGCGGGTTCCTCGACGGGTTCCTCGGGGACGGGCTGGGCGGCGACGTCCAAGGGGTCGTCGACGCGGTCCTGCGGCCGGGCGAGAGCGGTCGGCGCATCGTCGACCAGTGGGGGCGTGACACCCAGGGCGCGGGTGACAAGTGGGACCGGGGCGACTACGTCGGCGCCGTCTGGGACTGGAACAAGGCGGTCGGCGGGGCCGGCGCCGGGCTGGCGATACCCGGCTCGGGGGCGCGGGTCGACGCCGAGGTGCGGGACGCCGAGCGCGCGCACCTGAGCGGGCGGATTCCGCAGAACGCCACGCCCGCCGGGAACAAGGCCTGGTGGGACGGGCTCTCGCCGGAGGAGCGCGAACGGTACATCGAGCTGGTCCCGGACCGGATCGGCAATCTCGACGGCATCCCGGTCCTCGCGCGCGACGCCGCCAACCGCAGGAACCTCCCCGCGCTGATCGACAAGCTGGAAGGGGTCGACACCGACAAGGCCCGCGACCAGCTGGCCGGGTTGCGGGAGATCGACCGGCAGCTGAAGGAGAACGGCAAGCCGCCCATGTATCTCATCGGGATCGGGGACGAGGGCAACGGGCGGGCCATCGTCTCGTTCGGCAACCCCGACGCCTCCCAGCACGTGTCGGCGTACGTACCGGGGCTCAACACCTCGCTCGACGAGGAGTTCGCCAAGAACGACCTCGGGCGGGCCCGGGACACCGCGATCGGGGCGCAGGGGTACGACGACTCCACGGCGTCCATCGTCTGGCTCGGGTACGACGCGCCGCAGCTGCCGGACAAGGACGGGGCGGCGGGCTACTTCGCCGTCATGGGCACGGGGCGCGCCGAGAAGGGCGGGGCGGCCTACCGCGACTTCATGGGCGGGATCTCCGTGACCAACCAGAACAAGGACCCGCACATGACGGCCATCGGGCACTCCTACGGATCCCGCACCGTGGGCGCCGCGGCGGCCCGGCCCGGCGGGATACCCGGGGTCGACGACATCATCCTGGTCGGCAGTCCGGGGGTCGGCGTCGACCACGCCGTGGACCTCGGCGTCGGCAGCGAGCACGTATTCGTGGGCGCCGCCGCCAACGACCCGGTGACCAAGCTGCCCTCGAAGACCCAGGTGGTGGTGGGCGGCATCGGGCTGGCCCTGGGCGGCCCCGGCGGGGCCTATCTGGCCGGCGATCTGGCCGATCCGGGTGACGACGACCTGTGGTTCGGGAAGGATCCGGCGAGCAAGGCGTTCGGGGCGCGGCGCTTCCCGGTGGCCGACGGTCCGCCGCTCGTCAGCGGGAGCGGCATCAGTCTGGACTCGCACTCGAACTACTTCAGCCCGGAACGCGACGCCGTGTCCGCGGACAGCATCGCCCTGATCGTGTCGGGCAACGCCGACCGGCTCAAGATGGAGGAACCGAAGTGA